From one Triticum urartu cultivar G1812 chromosome 3, Tu2.1, whole genome shotgun sequence genomic stretch:
- the LOC125548951 gene encoding chitinase CLP-like: MAARLLPLLALAVSLAWPASCKPLPVLVPVTKDPATLLYTIPFHYGADLVVDTAGPLVWSTCQRGHLPADFPCNSPTCRLANAFHIPGCRARGCGHDTRKDRTCTAYPYNPVTGACAPGDLVHTRFVANTTDGVHPVSQVNVRALAACAPSRLLKSLPRGASGVAGLAGSGLALPAQVASAQSVPNKFLLCLPRGGSSGNTGVAIFGGGPFQVSAQPGRDFTQELVYTPLVAAKKGMPPAHYVSLQSIAVESTRVPGAGAAVVCTKVPFTLLRPDVYRPFVDAFARALKAQGAQGGPVARPVKPVPPFELCYDTQSLANTRIGYLVPGVTLTLGGGTNWTMNGLSSMVDLRPGTACLAFSRMEGVKAGDRSAPAVLVGGFQMENTVLEFDVARKRLGFVRLPFFTQCGHFNFTKTTGY; this comes from the coding sequence ATGGCAGCACGGCTCCTCCCCCTCCTCGCCCTGGCCGTCTCGCTGGCGTGGCCGGCGTCGTGCAAGCCTCTCCCGGTGCTCGTTCCGGTCACCAAGGACCCCGCCACCCTCCTCTACACCATCCCCTTCCACTACGGGGCCGATCTCGTCGTCGACACCGCCGGCCCGCTCGTCTGGTCCACCTGCCAGCGCGGCCACCTGCCGGCCGACTTCCCGTGCAACAGCCCCACCTGCCGCCTCGCCAACGCCTTCCACATCCCGGGCTGCCGCGCGCGCGGCTGCGGCCACGACACGCGCAAGGACAGGACCTGCACCGCGTATCCGTACAACCCCGTCACCGGCGCGTGCGCGCCCGGGGACCTGGTGCACACGAGGTTCGTCGCCAACACCACCGACGGCGTCCACCCGGTGAGCCAGGTGAACGTGCGGGCCCTGGCGGCGTGCGCGCCCAGCAGGCTCCTCAAGTCGCTGCCGCGGGGCGCCTCGGGCGTGGCCGGGCTCGCGGGCTCCGGCCTCGCGCTGCCGGCGCAGGTGGCGTCCGCGCAGAGCGTCCCCAACAAGTTCCTCCTCTGCCTCCCCCGCGGCGGGTCCTCCGGCAACACCGGTGTGGCCATCTTCGGCGGCGGCCCGTTCCAGGTCTCCGCGCAGCCGGGGAGGGACTTCACGCAGGAGCTCGTCTACacgccgctcgtcgccgccaAGAAGGGCATGCCGCCCGCGCACTACGTCTCGCTCCAGTCCATCGCCGTGGAGAGCACCCGCGTGCCCGGCGCCGGCGCCGCGGTGGTGTGCACGAAGGTGCCCTTCACCCTGCTCCGCCCCGACGTGTACCGCCCGTTCGTGGACGCGTTCGCCAGGGCCCTGAAGGCGCAGGGCGCGCAGGGCGGGCCCGTGGCGCGGCCGGTGAAGCCCGTGCCGCCATTCGAGCTGTGCTACGACACGCAGTCGCTGGCCAACACCCGGATCGGGTACCTGGTGCCGGGCGTGACGCTGACGCTCGGCGGCGGCACGAACTGGACCATGAACGGGCTGAGCTCGATGGTGGACCTGAGGCCGGGGACGGCGTGCCTGGCGTTCTCGCGGATGGAGGGGGTGAAGGCCGGGGACCGCAGCGCGCCGGCGGTGCTCGTCGGAGGGTTCCAGATGGAGAACACCGTGCTGGAGTTCGACGTGGCCAGGAAGCGCCTCGGGTTCGTCAGGCTGCCCTTCTTCACGCAGTGCGGCCACTTCAATTTCACCAAGACCACCGGCTACTAG
- the LOC125548950 gene encoding 2'-deoxymugineic-acid 2'-dioxygenase-like: MELLSDCPVRTSVPDKYVLPPEKRPSLLNDEPSSDVAIPVIDLHRAADDRPRHLIVAEIIKACKEFGIFQVVNHGVAEDVVQGFREAAAGFFGMPAEEKLPYRSDDLSKHFRVSSSTPYDRNGDRYWLDYLKINCHPVTDEHVREWPEKPASFRSSLAEYSAAVHELAQTLLRLIAEGLGLDGGFFAGDLSGGSTQMNVNYYPPCPDPSLTLGLLPHCDRHLLTVLSQGDVAGLQARHGGGWLLVRPIPGSFVVNLGHQMEIITNGLLASVEHRAVTNTAAVRLSVVTLIMPKMECRIGPAPEMVNEATGPAKFKEFEFSEFIKAYSAAAASREDVLHYFRIHR; this comes from the exons ATGGAGCTGCTGTCCGATTGCCCCGTGCGCACCTCCGTGCCGGACAAGTACGTGTTGCCCCCGGAGAAGCGCCCTTCGCTCCTCAACGACGAGCCCAGCTCCGATGTCGCCATACCGGTCATCGACCTCCACCGCGCCGCCGACGACCGCCCGCGCCACCTGATCGTCGCCGAGATCATCAAGGCCTGCAAGGAGTTCGGCATCTTCCAG GTGGTGAACCACGGCGTGGCGGAGGACGTGGTGCAGGGGTtccgggaggcggcggcggggttcTTCGGGATGCCGGCGGAGGAGAAGCTGCCGTACCGCTCCGATGACCTGAGCAAGCACTTCCGCGTGTCCTCCAGCACCCCCTATGACCGGAACGGGGACCGCTATTGGCTCGACTACCTCAAGATCAACTGCCACCCGGTCACCGACGAGCACGTCCGAGAGTGGCCGGAAAAGCCGGCAAGCTTCAGGAGCTCCCTCGCCGAGTACTCCGCGGCGGTGCACGAGCTTGCACAGACGCTGCTCCGGCTCATCGCAGAGGGGCTCGGCCTCGACGGTGGATTCTTCGCCGGCGACCTCAGCGGCGGCAGCACCCAGATGAACGTCAACTACTACCCGCCGTGCCCGGACCCAAGCCTCACGCTGGGCCTCCTCCCGCACTGTGACCGCCACCTCCTCACCGTGCTCTCGCAGGGCGACGTCGCCGGGCTGCAGGCAAGGCACGGCGGGGGGTGGCTCCTCGTCCGCCCGATCCCAGGCTCCTTCGTCGTCAACCTGGGCCACCAGATGGAGATCATCACCAACGGGCTCCTGGCCAGCGTGGAGCACCGCGCCGTGACGAACACCGCCGCGGTGAGGCTGTCGGTGGTGACCCTCATCATGCCCAAGATGGAGTGCCGCATCGGGCCGGCCCCGGAGATGGTGAACGAGGCGACGGGACCGGCGAAGTTCAAGGAGTTCGAGTTCAGCGAGTTCATCAAGGCctacagcgccgccgccgccagcaggGAGGACGTGCTCCACTACTTCAGGATCCACCGCTAG
- the LOC125547091 gene encoding probable CCR4-associated factor 1 homolog 11, which yields MLGALLMGSGLIGVGHGRPLSWITHAGAYDVAYLLKIVTGGAPLPHDVAGFLGAMRYYLGQQVYDVATMAADCTGMPVGLDCIATNPRIHPPWGSPRLAGAAGVGALLAFRILKDGRFRGNVERFRGLLQGLQH from the coding sequence ATGCTCGGCGCGCTGCTCATGGGTTCCGGCCTCATCGGCGTCGGACACGGGCGGCCGCTGTCGTGGATCACCCACGCCGGCGCCTACGACGTGGCGTACCTTCTCAAGATTGTCACGGGCGGCGCCCCGCTGCCGCACGACGTGGCCGGGTTCCTCGGCGCCATGCGGTACTACCTCGGCCAGCAGGTCTACGACGTCGCCACGATGGCGGCCGATTGCACGGGCATGCCGGTGGGGCTGGACTGCATCGCCACTAACCCGCGCATCCATCCGCCGTGGGGGAGCCCTCGCCTCGCAGGCGCCGCCGGCGTGGGCGCGCTTCTGGCCTTCAGGATTTTGAAGGACGGGCGGTTCCGCGGCAACGTGGAGAGGTTCCGAGGCCTGCTTCAGGGCCTGCAGCattag